One genomic region from Cellulomonas fengjieae encodes:
- a CDS encoding glycine--tRNA ligase: MAAPSRLDSVVSLAKRRGFVFPSGEIYGGTRSAWDYGPLGVELKENIKRQWWRTMVTSRDDIVGLDSSVILPRQVWVASGHVGVFTDPLTECLSCHKRFREDHMLEQFEEKKGRAPEHGLADISCPNCGTRGQWTEPRDFNMMLKTYLGPVEDESGLHYLRPETAQGIFVNFANVSTTSRKKPPFGIGQIGKSFRNEITPGNFIFRTREFEQMEMEFFVEPGTDETWHQYWIDQRTDWYTDLGIARENLRHYEHPKEKLSHYSKRTVDIEYRFGFQGSEWGELEGIANRTDFDLKTHTEHSGQDLSYFDQATNTRYVPYVIEPAAGLTRSLMAFLVESYTEDEAPNTKGGVDTRVVLKLDPRLAPVKAAVLPLSRNESLSPKARDLSAELRKNWNVDFDDAGAIGRRYRRQDEIGTPFCITVDFETLDDQAVTIRHRDDMTQERVALDKVTGYLAQHLVGA; encoded by the coding sequence GTGGCTGCACCCTCCCGCCTGGACTCCGTCGTCTCCCTCGCCAAGCGGCGCGGCTTCGTCTTCCCGAGCGGTGAGATCTACGGCGGTACCCGGTCCGCGTGGGACTACGGACCGCTGGGCGTCGAGCTCAAAGAGAACATCAAGCGCCAGTGGTGGCGCACGATGGTCACCAGCCGCGACGACATCGTCGGCCTGGACTCCTCGGTGATCCTGCCCCGCCAGGTCTGGGTGGCCTCCGGTCACGTCGGCGTCTTCACCGACCCGCTCACCGAGTGCCTCTCCTGCCACAAGCGGTTCCGCGAGGACCACATGCTCGAGCAGTTCGAGGAGAAGAAGGGCCGCGCCCCCGAGCACGGCCTCGCCGACATCTCGTGCCCGAACTGCGGCACCCGCGGCCAGTGGACCGAGCCGCGCGACTTCAACATGATGCTCAAGACCTACCTCGGCCCGGTCGAGGACGAGTCCGGCCTGCACTACCTGCGGCCCGAGACCGCGCAGGGCATCTTCGTGAACTTCGCCAACGTGAGCACGACGAGCCGCAAGAAGCCGCCGTTCGGCATCGGCCAGATCGGCAAGTCGTTCCGCAACGAGATCACGCCGGGCAACTTCATCTTCCGCACGCGCGAGTTCGAGCAGATGGAGATGGAGTTCTTCGTCGAGCCCGGCACCGACGAGACCTGGCACCAGTACTGGATCGACCAGCGCACCGACTGGTACACCGACCTGGGCATCGCGCGCGAGAACCTGCGGCACTACGAGCACCCGAAGGAGAAGCTGTCGCACTACTCGAAGCGCACCGTCGACATCGAGTACCGCTTCGGCTTCCAGGGCAGCGAGTGGGGCGAGCTCGAGGGCATCGCCAACCGCACCGACTTCGACCTCAAGACGCACACCGAGCACTCGGGCCAGGACCTGTCGTACTTCGACCAGGCGACGAACACCCGGTACGTGCCGTACGTCATCGAGCCCGCCGCCGGTCTCACCCGCTCGCTCATGGCCTTCCTCGTCGAGTCGTACACCGAGGACGAGGCGCCCAACACCAAGGGCGGCGTCGACACCCGCGTGGTGCTCAAGCTCGACCCGCGCCTGGCGCCGGTCAAGGCCGCGGTGCTCCCGCTGTCCCGCAACGAGTCGCTGTCGCCCAAGGCCCGCGACCTGTCCGCCGAGCTGCGCAAGAACTGGAACGTCGACTTCGACGACGCCGGCGCCATCGGCCGTCGCTACCGCCGGCAGGACGAGATCGGCACGCCGTTCTGCATCACGGTCGACTTCGAGACGCTCGACGACCAGGCCGTCACCATCCGGCACCGCGACGACATGACGCAGGAGCGCGTGGCCCTGGACAAGGTCACCGGCTACCTGGCGCAGCACCTCGTCGGCGCCTGA
- a CDS encoding metal ABC transporter substrate-binding protein, with protein MYNARRLALLAPLAALPLLVSGCTSDSGTEDGTVDVMASFYPLEFIAEQVGGDRVDVRSVTPPGAEPHDVELSPAQVARIDGADLMLYLSGFQPAVDDAVAQTSPGHVVDAASDTTLLAADEHHEDETAEEHQEHDHGELDPHFWLDPSRMPAVVDDVATALSEIDPEGADTYAANAAALNQRFEDLDAAYAAGLQQCGSRTFVTSHDAFGYLADRYDLDQVGISGIDPDAEPSPARLAEVKDIVRDEGVSTIFFESLVSPKVAQTLAADLGIDAAVLDPLEGVTEPDADYFSVAEANLDALRMALSCS; from the coding sequence ATGTACAACGCTCGTCGTCTCGCTCTGCTGGCCCCGCTGGCCGCCCTGCCGCTCCTCGTCAGCGGCTGCACCAGCGATTCCGGTACCGAGGACGGGACCGTCGACGTGATGGCGTCGTTCTACCCCCTGGAGTTCATCGCCGAGCAGGTGGGCGGCGACCGGGTGGACGTGCGGTCCGTGACGCCGCCGGGGGCCGAGCCGCACGACGTCGAGCTCTCCCCCGCGCAGGTCGCACGGATCGACGGTGCGGACCTGATGCTCTACCTGTCCGGCTTCCAGCCCGCGGTCGATGACGCGGTCGCGCAGACGTCGCCCGGGCACGTGGTCGACGCGGCCTCCGACACCACGCTGCTGGCAGCTGACGAGCACCACGAGGACGAGACTGCCGAGGAGCACCAGGAGCACGACCACGGGGAGCTCGACCCGCACTTCTGGCTCGACCCCAGCCGGATGCCGGCCGTCGTCGACGACGTCGCGACGGCACTCAGCGAGATCGACCCCGAGGGCGCGGACACGTACGCCGCCAACGCGGCTGCGCTCAACCAGCGGTTCGAGGACCTCGACGCGGCGTACGCCGCAGGGCTCCAGCAGTGCGGGTCGCGGACCTTCGTCACCTCGCACGACGCGTTCGGGTACCTGGCGGACCGGTACGACCTGGACCAGGTCGGCATCTCCGGCATCGACCCGGACGCCGAGCCGTCGCCCGCCCGGCTCGCCGAGGTGAAGGACATCGTGCGCGACGAGGGCGTGAGCACCATCTTCTTCGAGAGCCTGGTGAGCCCCAAGGTCGCCCAGACGCTGGCCGCCGACCTCGGGATCGACGCCGCCGTGCTCGACCCGCTCGAGGGGGTCACGGAGCCCGACGCCGACTACTTCTCGGTCGCCGAGGCGAACCTCGACGCCCTGCGCATGGCATTGTCCTGCTCGTGA
- a CDS encoding metal ABC transporter ATP-binding protein has translation MSTPVIEAAGLGVTLGGQPILDGIDLTVPAGEVLALLGANGSGKSTLVRTLLGVVPRTSGTVQLFGAPLGPSAPWDRIGYVPQRLPAAAGVPATAYEVVTSGLLHGRTLRPARGRRHRVLSALADVGLADRAFQRVQEMSGGQQQRVLIARALVRDPDLLVLDEPTSGIDIPTQATFVDTVSRLHDAGTTVVVILHELGPFAPLIDRAVVLRHGRIAHDGAPPRARGEHAGADHVHTHAHPDPEPPRTGPSLSVEVNP, from the coding sequence GTGAGCACACCCGTGATCGAGGCAGCCGGGCTCGGTGTGACGCTGGGCGGCCAGCCGATCCTCGACGGCATCGACCTCACCGTTCCCGCGGGCGAGGTCCTCGCCCTGCTCGGCGCAAACGGCTCCGGCAAGTCCACCCTGGTGCGCACGCTGCTCGGCGTGGTGCCCCGCACGTCCGGCACGGTCCAGCTTTTCGGCGCCCCCCTGGGCCCGTCGGCACCGTGGGACCGCATCGGTTACGTCCCGCAGCGGCTGCCCGCGGCGGCAGGTGTACCGGCCACCGCCTACGAGGTCGTGACGTCGGGACTGCTGCACGGCCGCACGCTGCGGCCCGCGCGCGGGCGCAGGCACCGCGTTCTCTCCGCACTGGCCGACGTCGGCCTGGCCGACCGGGCGTTCCAGCGCGTGCAGGAGATGTCCGGCGGCCAGCAGCAGCGCGTGCTCATCGCCCGGGCCCTGGTGCGCGACCCCGACCTGCTGGTGCTCGACGAGCCCACGTCGGGCATCGACATCCCCACGCAGGCCACCTTCGTCGACACCGTCAGCCGCCTGCACGACGCGGGGACCACCGTGGTGGTGATCCTGCACGAGCTCGGTCCGTTCGCCCCGCTCATCGACCGCGCCGTCGTGCTGCGGCACGGCAGGATCGCGCACGACGGGGCGCCACCCCGTGCCCGCGGTGAGCACGCCGGCGCCGACCACGTCCACACGCACGCGCACCCGGACCCCGAGCCGCCGCGCACCGGCCCGTCCCTGTCCGTGGAGGTGAACCCGTGA
- a CDS encoding metal ABC transporter permease, producing the protein MQRALIAAILVGAAAPVVGTFLVQRRMALMGDGIGHVALTGVALGWLVGSWAGLVPQDTLALPGAVVAAVVGSVVIELVRERGRTSGDLALALMFYGGIAGGVLLIKIAGGTNANLISYLFGSISTVSTADLWWTGGLALLVLGVGIGLRTALFAVSHDEEFARASGLPVRLLSMVVATLAALTVTIAMRVVGLLLVSALMIVPVAVAQLFARSFSRTMIMASVIGVAVSVVGLSLTYWQDIPPGATIVVLAILVYAVTATLEPLVRRPPPPRDPHPDMVDDVLLVDDVRDDDGATGRPVPSP; encoded by the coding sequence ATGCAGCGCGCCCTCATCGCCGCGATCCTGGTCGGCGCCGCCGCCCCCGTCGTCGGCACCTTCCTCGTGCAGCGCCGCATGGCCCTGATGGGTGACGGGATCGGGCACGTCGCCCTCACCGGCGTCGCACTCGGCTGGCTCGTCGGCAGCTGGGCCGGCCTGGTGCCGCAGGACACTCTGGCCCTGCCCGGCGCGGTGGTCGCGGCGGTCGTCGGCTCGGTGGTCATCGAGCTCGTGCGGGAGCGCGGCCGGACCAGCGGTGACCTCGCGCTCGCCCTGATGTTCTACGGCGGCATCGCCGGCGGCGTCCTGCTCATCAAGATCGCCGGCGGCACCAACGCCAACCTCATCAGCTACCTGTTCGGCTCCATCTCGACCGTGTCGACCGCGGACCTGTGGTGGACGGGCGGCCTCGCCCTGCTGGTGCTCGGTGTCGGGATCGGGCTGCGCACGGCCCTGTTCGCCGTCAGCCACGACGAGGAGTTCGCCCGCGCGAGCGGGCTGCCCGTGCGGCTGCTGTCGATGGTCGTCGCGACCCTCGCGGCGCTGACGGTCACCATCGCGATGCGGGTGGTGGGGCTCCTGCTGGTCAGCGCCCTGATGATCGTGCCGGTGGCCGTCGCGCAGCTGTTCGCGCGGTCGTTCAGCCGGACCATGATCATGGCCAGCGTGATCGGCGTCGCCGTCAGCGTCGTGGGCCTCTCGCTCACCTACTGGCAGGACATCCCGCCCGGCGCCACCATCGTCGTCCTCGCGATCCTGGTCTACGCCGTCACCGCCACCCTCGAGCCCTTGGTGCGCCGTCCTCCGCCACCGCGGGACCCGCACCCCGACATGGTGGACGACGTCCTGCTGGTGGACGACGTGCGCGACGACGACGGGGCCACGGGTCGGCCCGTCCCGTCGCCGTAG
- a CDS encoding DedA family protein: MDPRDAYQLGTVPLAVAVAGLFVIVMARSHATYWAGRGVVRGAQVVHEHEGAPEWWHATIRRLEAWTDTRSAQRGLDLVRRWGAIGVTLAYLTVGVQTAVFAAAGLIRMPYPRFFLASLPGAVAWAVVWATIGFGALWAAFALFTTSPWALAGALVVVGILVAWLLRRRARRRADQGAAAEVQAEV, encoded by the coding sequence GTGGACCCCCGCGACGCCTACCAGCTCGGCACCGTGCCCCTCGCGGTCGCCGTCGCCGGGCTGTTCGTCATCGTGATGGCCCGCTCGCACGCCACCTACTGGGCCGGCCGCGGCGTGGTCCGTGGCGCCCAGGTGGTCCATGAGCACGAGGGCGCACCCGAGTGGTGGCACGCGACCATCCGCCGGCTCGAGGCCTGGACGGACACCCGCAGCGCCCAACGGGGCCTCGACCTGGTGCGTCGCTGGGGCGCGATCGGCGTCACGCTCGCGTACCTGACCGTCGGCGTGCAGACCGCGGTCTTCGCGGCCGCCGGGTTGATCCGGATGCCCTACCCCCGGTTCTTCCTCGCCTCGCTGCCGGGCGCGGTGGCCTGGGCCGTCGTCTGGGCGACGATCGGCTTCGGCGCCCTGTGGGCCGCGTTCGCCCTGTTCACCACGTCTCCCTGGGCGCTCGCCGGCGCGCTGGTGGTCGTCGGCATCCTCGTCGCCTGGCTCCTGCGGCGCCGGGCGCGGCGTCGCGCGGACCAGGGCGCTGCCGCGGAGGTTCAGGCGGAGGTCTGA
- a CDS encoding isoprenyl transferase, producing MPVPPPPHPSGERAPAIPKEFVPRHVAVVMDGNGRWANARGLPRTAGHAAGEASLLDVVAGAIEVGVEYVSAYAFSTENWSRSPDEVRFLMGFNRDVLRRRRDLMDSWGVRVRWAGRRPRLWRSVITELETAEEQTRNNSTVTLTMCVNYGGRAEIADAAQAIAREAAAGRLKPEKVNEKVFARYLDEPDLPDVDLFLRSSGEQRTSNFMIWQAAYAELVFLDEPWPDVDRRHLWRAVETYARRDRRYGGAVDKPGQTSA from the coding sequence ATGCCCGTCCCACCCCCGCCGCACCCGAGCGGCGAGCGCGCGCCCGCCATCCCCAAGGAGTTCGTCCCCCGGCACGTGGCCGTCGTCATGGACGGCAACGGTCGGTGGGCGAACGCCCGCGGGCTGCCGCGCACGGCCGGCCACGCCGCCGGAGAGGCGTCGCTGCTCGACGTGGTGGCCGGTGCCATCGAGGTCGGCGTGGAGTACGTCTCGGCGTACGCGTTCTCCACGGAGAACTGGTCGCGCTCACCCGACGAGGTGCGCTTCCTCATGGGGTTCAACCGGGACGTGCTGCGCCGCCGGCGAGACCTGATGGACTCGTGGGGCGTCCGGGTGCGCTGGGCGGGCAGGCGGCCGCGGCTGTGGCGCTCGGTCATCACCGAGCTGGAGACGGCCGAGGAGCAGACCAGGAACAACTCCACGGTCACGCTGACGATGTGCGTCAACTACGGCGGTCGCGCGGAGATCGCCGACGCGGCGCAGGCGATCGCGCGGGAGGCCGCGGCCGGTCGCCTGAAGCCGGAGAAGGTCAACGAGAAGGTCTTCGCCCGGTACCTCGACGAGCCGGACCTGCCGGACGTGGACCTGTTCCTGCGCTCGTCGGGTGAGCAGCGGACGTCGAACTTCATGATCTGGCAGGCCGCCTACGCCGAGCTGGTCTTCCTGGACGAGCCGTGGCCCGACGTCGACCGGCGGCACCTGTGGCGGGCGGTGGAGACGTACGCGCGTCGGGACCGCCGGTACGGGGGAGCGGTCGACAAGCCGGGTCAGACCTCCGCCTGA
- the recO gene encoding DNA repair protein RecO codes for MSLYRDEAIVLRTHKLGEADRIVTLLTRSHGKVRAVGKGVRRTSSKFGSRLEPFMYVDLQLSTGRNLDIVTQAETLGPFGRRICEDYTLYTAGTVMLETADRLVEAEHEPALQQYWLLVGAVKALAYRDHAPGLVLDSYLLRALAMAGWAPSFTDCARCGATGPHSAFAVASGGAVCRACRPPGAAAPAPETFALLASLLEGDWSVADASAERHRGEGNGLVAAFCQFHLERQLRSLPMVERV; via the coding sequence GTGAGCCTCTACCGCGACGAGGCGATCGTCCTGCGCACCCACAAGCTGGGGGAGGCCGACCGCATCGTCACCCTCCTGACCCGGTCGCACGGGAAGGTCCGTGCCGTCGGCAAGGGGGTGCGCCGCACGTCCTCGAAGTTCGGCTCCCGGCTCGAGCCCTTCATGTACGTCGACCTGCAGCTGAGCACCGGCCGCAACCTCGACATCGTCACGCAGGCGGAGACGCTCGGACCGTTCGGGCGCCGGATCTGCGAGGACTACACGCTGTACACCGCCGGCACGGTCATGCTCGAGACCGCCGACCGGCTGGTCGAGGCCGAGCACGAGCCGGCCCTGCAGCAGTACTGGCTCCTGGTCGGCGCCGTGAAGGCGTTGGCCTACCGCGACCACGCCCCGGGACTGGTGCTCGACTCCTACCTGCTGCGGGCGCTCGCCATGGCGGGCTGGGCGCCCAGCTTCACCGACTGCGCGCGGTGCGGGGCCACGGGTCCGCACTCGGCGTTCGCCGTGGCGTCGGGCGGCGCCGTCTGCCGCGCGTGCCGGCCGCCCGGCGCCGCCGCGCCGGCGCCCGAGACGTTCGCGCTGCTCGCGTCGCTGCTCGAGGGAGACTGGTCCGTCGCCGACGCCAGCGCCGAGCGGCACCGCGGCGAGGGCAACGGCCTGGTCGCCGCGTTCTGCCAGTTCCACCTCGAGCGCCAGCTGCGCTCGCTGCCGATGGTCGAGAGGGTCTGA